A segment of the Thermanaerothrix sp. genome:
GGACCGGTAAGGTCCTGGTGGAGGTGGATCCCCGCTACTTCCGCCCCACGGAGGTGGACATACTGCAGGGAGACCCCTCAAAGGCCATGAGGGTGCTTGGCTGGCGCCCTAAGACCACCTTGGAGGAGCTGGTCAAGGAGATGGTGGCCCACGACATGGAGGCCTCCCGGCGGGACCTTCTCTGCCGTGATGCGGGTTACTCGGTGAGGCGCTCCGCGGAGGACGTGCTGTGATGGACATGCGGATGCCGGAACCCATATTCGTGGCGGGGCACCGGGGCCTGGTGGGCTCCGCCCTGGTGCGGGCCCTCAAGGCCCGGGGGTATGAAAGCATAATAACTGCGACACGGCAGGAGCTGGACCTCACGGACCAGGGGGCGGTGAGGCGCTTCATGGAGTACCACAGGCCCGGGTCGGTTTTCATGGCCGCCGCCAAGGTGGGGGGCATAATGGCTAACGCCTCGCATCCTGCGGAGTTCATATACGAGAACCTGGCGGTGGAGGTCAACGTGATCCACCAGGCCTGGACCGCGGGGGTGAAGAAGCTTCTGTTCCTGGGGAGTTCGTGCATATACCCCAAGATGGCTCCCCAGCCCATGAGGGAGGAGTACCTGCTGACCGGTCCGCTGGAGCCTACAAACGAGGCCTATGCGGTGGCCAAGATAGCGGGGCTCAAGATGTGCGAGTACTACAACCGGCAGTACGGCGTGCCCTTCATCTCCGTGATGCCCACCAACCTCTACGGCCCGGGGGACAACTTCCACCCGGAGAGCTCCCACGTGATCCCCGGCATGATCCGGAAGTTCCATAAGGCCAAGGAGGAGGGGCGAGGTGAGGTGACCCTGTGGGGAACCGGCGCCCCAAGGCGGGAGTTCCTCCACGTGGACGACCTGGCGTCCGCCTGCGTATTTCTCATGGAACGCTACCAGGAACCTGAGATCGTGAACGTGGGCTCCGGGGAGGACCTACCCATAGCCCAGCTTGCGGAGATGATAAGGCGGGTGGTGGGCTTTGAGGGGGACATCCTGTGGGACCGGTCCAAGCCCGACGGTACCCCAAGGAAGCTCCTCGACGTGTCCAAGATACGCTCCATGGGCTGGAAACCCACCATAACCCTTGAGGATGGCCTTAAGGACACGTATCGATGGTTCTTGGACCACATGGATTCGATTCGGGGGCGCTGACATGAAGGTAAAGGTTACTACCCAATTCCCGGAGTGGCCCCTTAGGCTTCAGAGCCCATCGGGGCTTTGCCAGTGGGACGGGGTTAGGTTCTTCATCGACGACGACACCGACGAGGCGGACGCCTGGGTGGTGTTTGATAACGTAAAGCGCACGGTGTCCGCCCTTTGCCCCCCGGAGAAGGTGGTGCTAATAACCTTCGAGCCTCCGGCCATAAAGAGCTACCCCTCTTCTTACCTTAAGCAGTTTGCCAGGGTAGTGACGTGCCATAACATGGACCACCCGGGGGTGATACGGTGGCAGCAGAGCCTTCCCTGGCACTACGGCCGGAACCTGGCGGGGCAAGGGGAGGATCGGTTCCTTGAGAGCTACGACACCCTTTCGGCGGACGACCCCTTCTCGGCCAAGGAGCGTCTTGCCTCCATAGTGTGTTCCGCCAAGCGCAGCAGGGACTGCCACCGCCGCCGCCATGAGTTCGTGTCCCTCCTTGAGGAGGCCCGCATAGAGGGGTTGGAGTTCTTCGGCCGGGGGCGTCCAGTGGAGGCGCCCTGTAAGCGGGATGCCATAAGGCCCTATAAGTACCACGTGGTGCTTGAGAACTCCTCGTATCCCGACTATTGGTCCGAGAAGCTGGCGGACGCGTACCTGGGGGGCGCCTTCCCCATATATTGGGGCTGTCCAAACTTGGAGGATTACTTCCCGGAGGGGTCCTTCGCCAGGATAGACATCGAAAGACCCAAAGAGGCGGTGGAACGGATAAGGGAGATCCTGGGAAGCTCCCTCTACGAGGACTCCATAGAGGCCTTGCGGAAGGCCAGGGACCTGGTGCTCAACCGCTACAACTTCTTCCCCGCCATGGCGTCATTGCTTAAGGAGATACCCGGCGGCAGCCCCCGGATGGTCATCATAAAGCCGGAGGAGCTCTTCACCCTGAGGGGGATGGTGCGGCGGGTGCGGCTTAAGGTGAAGCGCATGCTGGGGGCGGAGTGTGACCTAAGGTGAGTCTCAACGTGATCCAGGTGCTGCCGGAGTTCGTGGAGGGCGGGGTGGAGCGGCACGTGCTGTACCTTTCGAACGCCCTTCACGCCATGGGGCACCGGGTAACCGTGGTGTCCCACGGCGGCCCGCTGGAGGGCCTTCTAAACGGCCCTTTCCACGTCTCAATGGATGTCCACCGAAAGAACCCGGTTTCAGGGGCCGCCTGTGCCTTGAGGCTTTCCAGGCTGGTGTTGAGGACGGGCGCCATGGTGGTGCACGCCCATTCCAGGGTGCCCGCCTGGATCTCCTGGTGGGCCTCCGCCCTGTCGGGGATCCCCTGGATGGCCACTTGCCACGGCTTCTACAGCAGGAACCTGGGCCTTCTCCCTTACAGGAGGGCGGGACGTCTCATCTGCGTAAGCCGCGCGGTGCGGGACTTCTTCGACGCCGTGGCTCCCAAGGTGCCGAAGGACGTGATATACAACGGCCTTAGCCCCTCACCACTTTCGTGGCAGGGAAGCGGCGAGGCGGTAAAACACCTGGTCTTCGTGGGGCGCCTTACCCCCGTTAAGGGCCTTCAGGTACTGCTGGCCGCCCTCGGGAAGCTTCGGGACTTGGGGTGGTTTTTGCACGTGGTGGGGGACGGGCCCAAGATGGAGGAGTACAGGGCCTTCGCGGAGGAGCTTGGTTTGTCCTCCAGGGTCCGGTTCTTAGGCTTTGTCCAAGAGCCCGAGGAGGTCATGGCAAGGTGCGACTGCCTTGTCTTCCCGTCCCTTGAAGAGGGCATGGGGCTGGTCTTGATGCGGGCCGTATCCATGGGGATGCCGGTTTTAGCCTCCCGCATCCCCGCGGTGATGGAGCTTGCCAGAGATGGGGCTTCTCTCGTACCCCCGGGGGACGTGGACGCCTGGGCAGGGGCGCTGGGGGACTTCATTCGCCACGGCAAGGCCCAGTCCTTTGACCTCTCCGTAATACCATCGGTGGACGAGATGGCGTATAAGGTTGAGGAGTCTTACGTAAGGCTCCTTAGAGGTTTGTAGCCGAAAGGCGTTGGTTGTGTCCCGCGGGGTTTTGCGGTTTTAGGATATGCCGAGGTTGTCCTGCGGCATGGGGTTTTAGCGAGCTTAAAAGCACACCGGCGGGAGGGTGCGTAAATTGAGGATAGATCCTTCGAGGGTCCAGCGGGTTTTGGTGATAGGGCTTTCCTGCCTTGGGGATATGCTGCTGGCCTCCGCGGCCCTTTGGAACCTGCGGCTTTTTTTGCCCAAAAGTGACTTCACCATACTTGTGGGTCCCAGGGCTTTGGAGGCGGTGAAGGAGGATCCCATGTGGAACCGGGTGGTGGTGTACGACCGCCAGCGGGACTTCCCGGGGATAGTAGGCCGGTGGCGTTTCATATCGTACATGAGGAGCTTCTCTCCGGATCTCGTGGTGGACCTGCGATCGGGCCTTAACCCGCTCTTCTCCGGTGCTAGGTACGCTCCCCTGTGGGGAATTAGGGAGCTTATGCTGCCAAAGGGTCTGCACGAGGCGGAGCGGAACCTGTGGTGCATGTCCACCCTTGGGGTGCCGCTGGTGACCAGGGGCATGAGGTTTTACATAACCCCCAAGGCCCATCGGGAGGCGGAGGCCGTCCTTGGGGGCCGCAGCCCGGTGGTGGTCCTTAATCCGGGGGCTAATTCCAGGTTTAATAGATGGCCCGTTGATGGGTTCTTAAGCGTCGCCAGGTGGTTGGCTGGTAGGGGCTTATATGTTGGAGTGATAGGCAAGTCTCAGGATGAGATGGTTCTGGGGGAGACGATACTATCAGGTGTTGGTGATAGGGGAGTGGACCTAAGATCCCTCCCGTCCCTTGGGGTTTTAGGGGCGGTTATTTCCAGGGCTTCCCTGTTCGTGTCCAACGACACGGGGCCCCTGCATCTTGCAAGCGCGGTGGGGACTCCGACGGTTGGCATATACGCTAGGCGTGACCTGGCGCTGCGCTACGGTCCTTGGGGCAACAGGCATGTCTGCGTGCTGCCTACTGAGGACCCCGCCGACGAGGCCGATGGGTCCAGGCTGGAGGCGCTTAAGTCCATAGGTGTGGATTCCGTGTTGGAGGCCTGTTCCCGTGTCCTGGAGGGTAGGGTGTGAACCGAGCGGTGTTCCTGGACCGGGACGGGGTGATCATAAGGGATGTGGGATACCTGGGGGAGCCGGCGGGGGTGGAGCTGCTGCCAGGCGTTCCCAAAGCCTTGGGGCGCCTTAAAGAGGCTGGGTGGATGCTTGTGGTGGTCACCAACCAGTCCGGCATAGGACGAGGGTTCTTCTCCGAGGAGGACCATCTCATGGTGAGAAGGAGGATGGAGGAGCTCCTTTATGACTTCGGGGTGCGGCTGGACGGCTACTTCCACTGCCCCCACGGCCCCATGGAGGGGTGCTTTTGCAGGAAGCCAAGGCCCGGCTTGGTATTAAAAGCCAGTTGGGAGCTTCAGATTGACCCCGCCCGCTCCTTCGTGGTGGGGGATAAGATGAGCGACGTTGAGCTGGCCTGGAACGTTGGGGCCTTGGGTATACTGGTGGGCGATGACGCTCCCTCGGCGGTCTACCATGCCAGAGGACCTATCTTGAGGACCCCTGGGCTTGCCGGTGCGGCGGAGCTCATCTTGGGCCCTTGAAAATCAGCCACGTAAACATGGAAAATCCGCCTCCTGGAGGTGGCCTGCCCGGAAGAGGATCCGCCGGAGGGAAGGGGCGTCAGCCCTTTGAGGCTTCTTTCAAAAAGCGGCAGTAATCCTCAAGGGCCTCCTCTAAGGGGGTGAACTCGTGAGGATACCCGGCCCTTCGTAGGTTGGAGAGGTCCGCTTCCGTATGGTTTTGATACTTGCCCCTAAGGGCCTCTGGAAAGTCCACATAAGTTATTTCCCCGTATCCCAGCGCTTTTATTATCCCGTTGGCGACTTGGTTAAAGCTTTTTGGCGCGCCGGTGCCGCAGTTGTAGATGCCGCTGGGTCCTTGGTTGGCCCAAAACCACAGGTTGACCTTCACCACGTCCTTTACGTACACGAAGTCCCTCCGTTGCTCTCCGTCGACGTACCCATCGGTCCCTTTGAAGAGCCTTGCCTTGCCGGTGGCGGTGATCTGATTGTAGAAGTGGTAGGCCACCGATGCCATGTTGCCCTTGTGGAACTCGTTGGGGCCGAACACGTTAAAATACCTGAGCCCTACCACCGGACTGGATGCGGCCTTAATCTGTTTTCTTACGTGATTGTCGAACACCAGCTTGGACAAACCGTATGGGTTGAGAGGCCGTTCACATCCCGGCTCCTCGCTGAAACCCAGGTCTCCATTGCCGTATACCGCGGCGCTGGAGGCGTATATGAACGGAACCTTATTCTCCAGACAGAAGTTGAGTAGGTCTACGCTGTAGGACGTGTTGTTGTCCATCATGTAGTCCCCATCCATCTCCATGGTGTTAGAGCAGGCCCCTTGATGGAAGACCCCTTGAACGTCCACGCCGTTGAACCTGCCGGACGAAAGCAATTGGCGGAACCGGTCCTTGTGCAGGTAGTCGGTGAACCTGAGGCCTGTCAGGTTCTTGTATTTCTCTGACCTTGCCAGACGGTCCACAACCAGGATGTCGTCCAATCCCATGTCGTTAAGGCCCTTTATCAGGTTGCTGCCGATGAACCCGGCGCCGCCGGTTACTATTATCACGTTGAGTCACTCCCTAAGGTTTGGTCCCTGGCAGTACATGACGGCCATGCAACATAAAAACATATAGACCCTTACGAGACGCGGGTGCTTGTGTGCCTTGCAAGAGGCCCTTTTGTTAACGTGTCGATGTTTTCTATGGGGTTGCGCTTCTTTTGGTATTATAGCCCATGTTAACGGTGCCACCCGCATTTGATGGAAGGAATGGTTCGTACGATGATCGACAGTGTTTTAGAACAGCTCAACGCCACGGCCGGGGAGCTTCACCGCTGGGCTACCAGCGAGGGGGTTAAGAGGCTTGAAGAGGCGGCGGACCTCATCGCCGGGGCGCTTCTCAAGGGGGGCAAGCTGTTGCTTTGCGGCAACGGCGGAAGCGCCGCGGACTGCCAGCATGTGGCGGCGGAGTTCGTCTGCAGGCTCTCCGCCTCCCGCCCAAGGGGGCCCATGGCCGCCCTTGCCCTTACAACCGACACATCCTTCATAACCGCCTGTTCCAACGACTACTCCTTCGACTTGGTCTTCGCAAGGCAGGTGAGGGGGCTGGGCAGGCCTGGGGATGTGCTGATGGCCATAAGCACCAGCGGGTCCTCCAGGAACGTGGTGTTGGCGGCGGAGGAGGCCAAGAAGATTGGGATCCCAGTGGTGTCCCTCACGGGCCCTGGAGGACAGCTGCCACGGATCGCCGATGTGGCCATCATGGTCGACTCCTCGGATACGGCGGTTATACAAAACGTGCATCTTGCGCTGGAGCATGCCCTTTGCCGCATGGTGGAGGAGATGGTGGTCCAGGGAGGTTTTTTCGATGAGCCAAGGGCTTAAGGAACTCCTGTCCCGCTGTTCCCGAAGAAGGGTTTTCGTGATAGGCGACATGATGCTGGACCGGGTGATAAGGGGAGAGGTGGAGCGGATCTCCCCGGAGGCCCCGGTCCCGGTGGTGCGTTACAGGGATGAAGAGTTCCTTCTTGGCGGGGCCTGCAACGTGGCCCATAACATGGCAAGGCTGGGCTGCCTGGTTACGGTGTTAGGGCTTTTGGGGAAGGACCCCCATGGGGATGAGCTTTTAAGGATATTGGGTGAGAAGGGCATCGGCTTTGCGGGTTTTCGCGGCGCAAGGCCCACCACCACGAAAACCAGGGTCGTGGCAAGCCGCCATCAGCTCCTGAGGGTGGACAGGGAGGAAGCTAGATGGCTTTCAGAGGCCGAAGAAAAAGGGCTTTTAGATGCGCTGGAGGGCGAGGTCTTAAGGGAAGCCCCGTCGGTGGTGGTGTTGTCCGATTACGCCAAGGGGGTTTGCTCCCCCGGGCTTTGTCAAAAGGTCATATCCCGTTTCTCCTCCCTGGGAGTTCCCGTGTTGGTGGACCCCAAGGGGTCCGATTGGGAGAGGTACCGCGGGGCCTTCATGGTGACCCCGAATCTCAGGGAGCTGGGCATGGCTTTAGGCAAGGCGCTCCCAAACGAGGACATGGCCGCTGAGGCCGCCGCCAGGGAGTTGATGGAGCGCTTTGATTTGAAACATGTCATGGTCACCAGGTCCGAGATGGGGCTTTCCCTGTTCGGAGGCGGCATCACTCTGCACGAGCGTTCCTGCGCCAGGGAGGTTTACGATGTAACCGGCGCTGGAGACACGGTGGTGGCAGTCTTTGCGGCCCTTTTGGGGGCCGGTGCGGAGGTCTCTAGAGGGGCCCATTGGGCCAACCGGGCGGCGGGGTACGTGGTGGGCAAGGAGGGCACCTACGCCATAGGAGCCGCTGAGCTCCTGTCCCTTTCCCATGGCGCGGAGGATAGCAAGCTGGTGGAGTCCTTCGAGGAAGCGGCGGCGGTGGTTGAGAAGTGGCGTAAGTCGGGGGAGACCGTGGTGTTCACCAACGGATGCTTCGACATACTCCACTTAGGGCACGTCCGTTGCCTTCGGGCCGCCAAGGCCATGGGGGACCGTTTGGTTGTGGGGCTTAACTCCGATGATTCGGTAAGGCGCCTTAAGGGATCCGAGAGGCCGTTGAACCCTCAGTGGATGAGGGGTGAGGTTTTGGCTTCC
Coding sequences within it:
- a CDS encoding glycosyltransferase family 4 protein: MSLNVIQVLPEFVEGGVERHVLYLSNALHAMGHRVTVVSHGGPLEGLLNGPFHVSMDVHRKNPVSGAACALRLSRLVLRTGAMVVHAHSRVPAWISWWASALSGIPWMATCHGFYSRNLGLLPYRRAGRLICVSRAVRDFFDAVAPKVPKDVIYNGLSPSPLSWQGSGEAVKHLVFVGRLTPVKGLQVLLAALGKLRDLGWFLHVVGDGPKMEEYRAFAEELGLSSRVRFLGFVQEPEEVMARCDCLVFPSLEEGMGLVLMRAVSMGMPVLASRIPAVMELARDGASLVPPGDVDAWAGALGDFIRHGKAQSFDLSVIPSVDEMAYKVEESYVRLLRGL
- a CDS encoding SIS domain-containing protein → MIDSVLEQLNATAGELHRWATSEGVKRLEEAADLIAGALLKGGKLLLCGNGGSAADCQHVAAEFVCRLSASRPRGPMAALALTTDTSFITACSNDYSFDLVFARQVRGLGRPGDVLMAISTSGSSRNVVLAAEEAKKIGIPVVSLTGPGGQLPRIADVAIMVDSSDTAVIQNVHLALEHALCRMVEEMVVQGGFFDEPRA
- a CDS encoding HAD family hydrolase: MNRAVFLDRDGVIIRDVGYLGEPAGVELLPGVPKALGRLKEAGWMLVVVTNQSGIGRGFFSEEDHLMVRRRMEELLYDFGVRLDGYFHCPHGPMEGCFCRKPRPGLVLKASWELQIDPARSFVVGDKMSDVELAWNVGALGILVGDDAPSAVYHARGPILRTPGLAGAAELILGP
- the rfaE2 gene encoding D-glycero-beta-D-manno-heptose 1-phosphate adenylyltransferase: MSQGLKELLSRCSRRRVFVIGDMMLDRVIRGEVERISPEAPVPVVRYRDEEFLLGGACNVAHNMARLGCLVTVLGLLGKDPHGDELLRILGEKGIGFAGFRGARPTTTKTRVVASRHQLLRVDREEARWLSEAEEKGLLDALEGEVLREAPSVVVLSDYAKGVCSPGLCQKVISRFSSLGVPVLVDPKGSDWERYRGAFMVTPNLRELGMALGKALPNEDMAAEAAARELMERFDLKHVMVTRSEMGLSLFGGGITLHERSCAREVYDVTGAGDTVVAVFAALLGAGAEVSRGAHWANRAAGYVVGKEGTYAIGAAELLSLSHGAEDSKLVESFEEAAAVVEKWRKSGETVVFTNGCFDILHLGHVRCLRAAKAMGDRLVVGLNSDDSVRRLKGSERPLNPQWMRGEVLASLEAVDLVVIFHQDTPLELIKALRPHVLVKGGDYREDQIVGAREVRSWGGRVEVVPLLEGVSTTGIIGKARGDVDNG
- a CDS encoding glycosyltransferase family 9 protein codes for the protein MRIDPSRVQRVLVIGLSCLGDMLLASAALWNLRLFLPKSDFTILVGPRALEAVKEDPMWNRVVVYDRQRDFPGIVGRWRFISYMRSFSPDLVVDLRSGLNPLFSGARYAPLWGIRELMLPKGLHEAERNLWCMSTLGVPLVTRGMRFYITPKAHREAEAVLGGRSPVVVLNPGANSRFNRWPVDGFLSVARWLAGRGLYVGVIGKSQDEMVLGETILSGVGDRGVDLRSLPSLGVLGAVISRASLFVSNDTGPLHLASAVGTPTVGIYARRDLALRYGPWGNRHVCVLPTEDPADEADGSRLEALKSIGVDSVLEACSRVLEGRV
- the rfaD gene encoding ADP-glyceromanno-heptose 6-epimerase codes for the protein MIIVTGGAGFIGSNLIKGLNDMGLDDILVVDRLARSEKYKNLTGLRFTDYLHKDRFRQLLSSGRFNGVDVQGVFHQGACSNTMEMDGDYMMDNNTSYSVDLLNFCLENKVPFIYASSAAVYGNGDLGFSEEPGCERPLNPYGLSKLVFDNHVRKQIKAASSPVVGLRYFNVFGPNEFHKGNMASVAYHFYNQITATGKARLFKGTDGYVDGEQRRDFVYVKDVVKVNLWFWANQGPSGIYNCGTGAPKSFNQVANGIIKALGYGEITYVDFPEALRGKYQNHTEADLSNLRRAGYPHEFTPLEEALEDYCRFLKEASKG
- a CDS encoding GDP-L-fucose synthase, giving the protein MRMPEPIFVAGHRGLVGSALVRALKARGYESIITATRQELDLTDQGAVRRFMEYHRPGSVFMAAAKVGGIMANASHPAEFIYENLAVEVNVIHQAWTAGVKKLLFLGSSCIYPKMAPQPMREEYLLTGPLEPTNEAYAVAKIAGLKMCEYYNRQYGVPFISVMPTNLYGPGDNFHPESSHVIPGMIRKFHKAKEEGRGEVTLWGTGAPRREFLHVDDLASACVFLMERYQEPEIVNVGSGEDLPIAQLAEMIRRVVGFEGDILWDRSKPDGTPRKLLDVSKIRSMGWKPTITLEDGLKDTYRWFLDHMDSIRGR
- a CDS encoding glycosyltransferase family 10, which translates into the protein MKVKVTTQFPEWPLRLQSPSGLCQWDGVRFFIDDDTDEADAWVVFDNVKRTVSALCPPEKVVLITFEPPAIKSYPSSYLKQFARVVTCHNMDHPGVIRWQQSLPWHYGRNLAGQGEDRFLESYDTLSADDPFSAKERLASIVCSAKRSRDCHRRRHEFVSLLEEARIEGLEFFGRGRPVEAPCKRDAIRPYKYHVVLENSSYPDYWSEKLADAYLGGAFPIYWGCPNLEDYFPEGSFARIDIERPKEAVERIREILGSSLYEDSIEALRKARDLVLNRYNFFPAMASLLKEIPGGSPRMVIIKPEELFTLRGMVRRVRLKVKRMLGAECDLR